A genomic region of [Eubacterium] eligens ATCC 27750 contains the following coding sequences:
- a CDS encoding ABC transporter ATP-binding protein: MAYIEFKNVKKIYKMGDVKIRALNGVDFKIDKGEFAVVLGPSGAGKSTILNILGGMDTCTTGEITVDGKRIDKYSSRQLTAYRRYDIGFVFQFYNLVQNLTVKENVELATQICKEPLDIVKTIEAVGLSDRIGNFPSQLSGGEQQRVAIARALAKNPKMLLCDEPTGALDINTGKTILKLLSDMCKKNGITVVVITHNQAISAMGDKVIKIKNGIVDSVVINDNPVSVDEIDW, from the coding sequence ATGGCATATATAGAATTTAAAAATGTAAAGAAAATATACAAAATGGGTGATGTAAAGATAAGAGCATTGAATGGAGTGGATTTTAAGATTGATAAAGGCGAATTTGCTGTTGTATTAGGACCTAGTGGTGCAGGAAAGAGTACTATTCTTAACATCCTTGGAGGAATGGATACATGTACTACCGGGGAAATAACTGTTGATGGTAAAAGAATTGACAAGTATAGTTCGAGACAGCTTACAGCATACAGAAGATATGATATCGGATTCGTATTCCAGTTCTATAATCTTGTACAGAATCTTACTGTCAAAGAAAATGTTGAACTGGCAACGCAGATATGTAAAGAGCCTCTTGATATTGTTAAGACAATAGAAGCTGTGGGATTATCTGACAGAATAGGAAATTTTCCGTCACAGTTATCAGGTGGTGAACAGCAGAGAGTTGCCATTGCAAGAGCACTTGCAAAGAATCCTAAGATGCTTTTATGCGATGAACCTACAGGAGCGCTTGATATTAATACAGGAAAAACCATTCTTAAGCTTTTAAGTGATATGTGTAAGAAGAATGGAATTACTGTTGTTGTTATAACACATAATCAGGCAATTTCAGCAATGGGAGATAAAGTTATTAAGATAAAGAATGGTATCGTTGACAGTGTTGTTATTAATGACAATCCTGTTTCAGTAGACGAGATAGACTGGTAA
- a CDS encoding D-alanyl-D-alanine carboxypeptidase family protein has product MKSFKNFSIIILVLSLLVCCIFCPVTTQAAGLYSKYSVLIDSDSGRILSGSNETTAVSMASTTKIMTLIIALENCDKNFVVTTSAYAASMPDVQLNAVTGEQFIINDLYYSLMLESHNDSAVIIAENAAYYLLCKNPSLRSETPFINNYNYDSSFLSEINHEQSEILVHIFTGLMNEKADDILLSDTYYITPNGLDAEDNYSFHHTTAYDLAKTMAYCINNEDFLYITQTVSKTISDTTGRYHYQLNNKNRLLNPNEGIISGKTGFTNKAGYCYVCAYKDKNRTLCIALLACGWPPNKNYKWSDANYLIALGKKYNKQKYFNCEYTFYIPVSKGKYSFCELIPDSAVEFLACDDDSVNIQIDIPETLTAPVNSAQIYGTINIYVNNEPARSINLKAKQSIPKKSHTLDIFDTIFR; this is encoded by the coding sequence ATGAAATCATTTAAGAATTTTTCAATTATTATACTCGTATTATCGTTGTTGGTTTGTTGCATATTCTGTCCTGTAACAACTCAGGCAGCAGGACTATATTCAAAATACTCTGTTCTTATTGATTCTGATTCAGGCAGGATACTTTCTGGCAGCAATGAAACAACGGCTGTAAGCATGGCAAGCACAACTAAAATTATGACTCTTATTATTGCTTTGGAAAACTGTGACAAGAATTTTGTCGTAACAACTTCCGCCTACGCAGCTTCCATGCCTGATGTACAGCTTAACGCCGTAACTGGTGAGCAATTCATAATTAACGACCTATACTACTCACTTATGCTTGAATCACATAATGATTCCGCTGTAATAATTGCTGAAAATGCTGCTTATTACTTACTATGTAAAAATCCTTCTTTAAGGTCTGAAACTCCGTTTATCAATAATTATAATTACGATTCCTCATTTCTTTCTGAGATTAACCATGAACAAAGTGAAATACTTGTACATATATTTACCGGCCTTATGAATGAAAAAGCGGATGATATTCTCTTATCAGACACATATTACATAACACCTAATGGTCTTGATGCCGAGGATAACTATAGTTTTCATCATACAACAGCATATGACCTTGCAAAAACCATGGCATATTGTATTAATAATGAGGATTTTTTATATATAACACAGACTGTTTCTAAAACAATTTCAGACACAACAGGCAGATACCATTACCAGCTAAATAACAAAAACAGGCTTTTAAATCCTAATGAAGGAATTATCTCTGGAAAAACAGGTTTCACTAACAAAGCCGGATACTGCTATGTATGTGCATACAAAGACAAAAACCGGACACTGTGCATCGCCCTGCTTGCATGTGGCTGGCCACCAAATAAGAATTACAAATGGAGTGACGCCAACTATCTTATTGCACTTGGTAAGAAATACAACAAGCAGAAATATTTTAATTGCGAGTACACATTTTACATTCCTGTATCTAAAGGAAAATATAGCTTCTGTGAACTTATTCCTGACAGTGCTGTTGAGTTTCTTGCCTGCGATGACGATTCCGTAAATATCCAGATAGATATTCCAGAAACACTTACTGCTCCTGTCAATTCAGCACAGATATATGGAACAATTAATATATATGTAAATAATGAGCCTGCCCGCAGTATTAATCTGAAAGCAAAGCAGAGTATTCCCAAAAAATCCCATACACTGGATATATTTGATACAATATTTCGATAG
- a CDS encoding polysaccharide deacetylase family protein, whose protein sequence is MNKVYKVFPGGKFKVLTFSYDDGKLEDRRLVKLFNKYNLKATFNLDTGIIDPAIRIPQEEWPELYKGHDIAVHTFTHPTMIRLNDYAALKEILEDKVNLEKIFNRPIYGLAYPNGSYDSRIVDIAKSVGIKYARVTNDKYAATKAAEAYAANADGPILIGDENGFSMPEDYMRWVPTCHHNHNLIDFGKKFMALTKKQYLYMMYVWGHSFEFERNNNWEIIEEFCEMIANRDDIWYATNSDIVEYNELFDRLEFFADNEYVHNPSVKSVWLAVNNSTIVEVKGGETVKL, encoded by the coding sequence ATGAATAAAGTATACAAAGTATTTCCGGGTGGCAAATTCAAGGTTCTTACTTTCAGTTATGATGACGGAAAGCTTGAGGACAGACGGCTTGTAAAGCTTTTTAACAAATATAATCTTAAAGCAACATTTAATCTGGACACAGGCATTATTGATCCTGCGATAAGAATTCCTCAGGAGGAATGGCCTGAGCTTTATAAAGGACATGATATTGCTGTTCATACATTTACACATCCTACTATGATAAGACTAAATGATTATGCTGCTCTTAAAGAAATTCTTGAAGATAAGGTTAATCTTGAAAAAATATTTAACCGTCCGATATACGGTCTTGCCTATCCTAACGGTTCTTACGACAGCCGTATAGTTGATATTGCCAAATCTGTCGGCATTAAATATGCAAGAGTTACCAATGATAAATACGCTGCCACTAAAGCTGCAGAAGCCTATGCTGCTAATGCCGATGGTCCTATACTTATAGGGGATGAGAATGGTTTTTCTATGCCTGAAGACTATATGCGCTGGGTTCCAACCTGTCATCACAATCATAATCTTATTGATTTTGGCAAGAAGTTCATGGCACTTACTAAAAAACAGTATCTTTACATGATGTATGTCTGGGGACACAGCTTTGAATTTGAAAGAAACAATAATTGGGAAATCATTGAGGAATTCTGTGAAATGATTGCTAACCGTGATGATATCTGGTATGCAACCAATTCTGATATTGTTGAATACAACGAATTGTTTGACAGACTTGAGTTCTTTGCTGATAACGAATATGTTCATAACCCTTCTGTTAAGTCAGTATGGCTTGCAGTAAATAATAGTACTATTGTTGAAGTAAAAGGCGGCGAAACAGTTAAATTATAA
- a CDS encoding ABC transporter permease, whose product MKKFGVIFQYEIMNYIKNKSFMISTIVIAVLAAVILFLPSVFDMSGILGINKDDTDDTADNTEITDVIIICDEKDIFAGTGIVEGVLNDVKIENVSSRDALVDKIENDENVIAGFVVKNATDFEYVVNNSDMFDDMTQRFTYAMQLLSQYNYCKENNLDMAEIENAFNPVINSETTVLGKDMMSNYWYCYALIIIVFMVIILYGVMVATSVTQEKSNRTMELLVTSADTNSLFFGKVLAGTSAALLQVGIIFAVILGSYKINRDSWGGLFDKIFNIPSDVLITFAFFGFGGLLFYVFIYGAMGALVSKTEDINKSAGSVQFVIMIVYFIGLSQLNNVDGILMKVLSFLPISSYSAMFARVALGNVSFAEIAVSFVILIVSTIAVGILGSKIYRMGTLRYGNPITLRNAFKNLKHE is encoded by the coding sequence ATGAAGAAGTTCGGAGTAATATTCCAGTATGAGATTATGAATTATATCAAGAATAAAAGCTTTATGATTTCTACAATTGTTATAGCTGTTCTTGCTGCAGTGATACTGTTTCTTCCAAGTGTATTTGATATGTCAGGAATTCTTGGAATAAATAAAGATGATACTGATGATACCGCTGATAATACGGAGATTACTGATGTTATCATAATCTGTGATGAAAAAGACATATTTGCGGGAACAGGAATTGTAGAAGGTGTATTAAATGATGTGAAGATTGAAAATGTTTCGTCAAGAGATGCACTTGTAGATAAGATTGAAAATGATGAAAATGTCATTGCTGGTTTTGTTGTAAAGAATGCAACAGATTTTGAATATGTCGTTAATAATAGTGATATGTTTGATGATATGACGCAGAGATTTACATATGCAATGCAGCTGCTAAGCCAGTATAACTATTGTAAGGAGAATAATCTGGATATGGCAGAGATTGAAAATGCTTTTAATCCGGTTATCAATTCCGAGACAACTGTACTTGGAAAAGACATGATGAGTAATTACTGGTATTGTTATGCACTTATAATTATTGTGTTCATGGTTATCATTCTGTATGGAGTAATGGTAGCAACTTCTGTAACACAGGAGAAATCAAACAGAACAATGGAACTTCTTGTAACCAGTGCTGATACTAACAGCCTTTTCTTTGGAAAGGTACTGGCAGGTACATCTGCAGCACTTTTACAGGTTGGAATTATATTTGCAGTAATACTTGGAAGCTATAAGATTAACAGAGACTCATGGGGTGGATTATTTGATAAAATATTTAATATTCCTTCAGATGTGCTTATAACATTTGCGTTCTTTGGATTTGGAGGGCTGCTGTTCTATGTATTTATATATGGTGCAATGGGAGCACTTGTGTCTAAGACAGAGGATATTAACAAAAGTGCCGGAAGTGTACAGTTTGTTATTATGATTGTATATTTTATAGGATTATCCCAGCTTAATAATGTAGATGGAATTCTTATGAAGGTTCTTTCATTCCTGCCGATAAGCTCATACAGTGCGATGTTTGCAAGAGTAGCACTTGGAAATGTGAGTTTTGCTGAGATAGCTGTATCGTTTGTTATTCTTATTGTAAGCACAATAGCAGTTGGTATATTAGGCTCTAAGATATACAGAATGGGAACGTTAAGATATGGCAATCCAATTACATTAAGAAATGCATTTAAGAATCTTAAGCATGAATAA
- a CDS encoding ABC transporter ATP-binding protein, with amino-acid sequence MKLEVKNLTKSFGEKEVLHGISFDVEGGKALGLLGRNGAGKTTTIRIIMDVFHANSGEIFLDGKKFNPKEHLIGYLPEERGLYPKKKVSEQLVYLGRLRGLSKAEAKKNTDKWLKRLQVSQYTDVKLETLSKGNQQKVQLASTLVCEPEIVILDEPFSGLDPVNSKILQDVVTELIEEGRIVIFSSHQMSYVEEFCEDIAIINNGEIALSGDIADIKAEYGKNQLIISAVGMGAEELAEKLKTSCEDTLSVTGIHKDGVIVKNIQELSGNALIKEIMNADIEIASFDSYRPSLNDIFVKAVGGDR; translated from the coding sequence ATGAAACTTGAAGTGAAAAATCTTACCAAGTCATTTGGTGAGAAAGAAGTCCTTCACGGCATTTCATTTGATGTGGAAGGCGGCAAGGCATTAGGTCTTCTTGGACGTAATGGTGCAGGAAAGACTACAACTATAAGAATTATTATGGATGTATTTCATGCCAATTCAGGAGAAATATTTCTTGATGGTAAAAAATTTAATCCAAAGGAGCATCTGATAGGATATCTGCCGGAAGAGAGAGGATTATATCCTAAGAAAAAAGTATCAGAACAGCTTGTGTATCTTGGCAGGTTAAGAGGCTTATCTAAGGCTGAAGCTAAGAAGAATACTGATAAATGGCTTAAAAGACTGCAGGTATCACAGTATACAGATGTGAAGTTAGAGACACTCAGCAAAGGTAATCAGCAGAAGGTCCAGCTTGCATCAACACTTGTCTGTGAGCCTGAGATTGTTATATTAGATGAGCCATTCAGTGGACTTGACCCGGTTAATTCCAAGATATTACAGGATGTTGTAACAGAATTGATAGAAGAAGGAAGAATAGTTATATTCTCAAGCCATCAGATGAGCTATGTGGAGGAGTTCTGTGAGGATATAGCAATAATTAATAACGGTGAGATTGCATTATCAGGTGATATTGCAGATATTAAGGCTGAATATGGAAAGAATCAGCTTATAATATCGGCTGTTGGAATGGGAGCAGAAGAACTGGCAGAAAAGTTAAAGACCAGCTGCGAAGATACATTATCTGTAACAGGAATACATAAAGATGGTGTTATAGTAAAGAATATTCAAGAGCTTTCTGGAAATGCACTTATTAAAGAAATTATGAATGCTGATATAGAGATAGCATCATTTGACAGCTACAGACCATCGCTTAATGATATATTTGTAAAAGCTGTAGGGGGTGACAGATAA
- a CDS encoding peptidylprolyl isomerase: MKKKHLLLSIILLCILFSLTACGRQNSGNSSTSDGNTQLSGKHHVAIEVNNYGTIEVELDADTAPITVTNFINLANSGFYNGLTFHRVIDGFMIQGGDPNGDGTGGSSEKIKGEFKSNGVQNNISHIRGTISMARSSANNSASSQFFIMQKDTPSLDGQYAAFGTVTSGMDIVDKICKDCTDTNQNGVITDKSKQPVISTIRVVD, translated from the coding sequence ATGAAGAAAAAACATTTATTATTAAGCATAATCCTATTATGTATTTTATTCAGCCTGACTGCATGTGGCAGACAGAATTCTGGTAATTCATCAACTTCCGATGGAAACACTCAGTTATCCGGCAAGCACCATGTTGCCATTGAAGTAAACAATTATGGAACGATTGAGGTAGAACTTGATGCAGATACTGCCCCAATTACTGTTACTAATTTTATTAATCTTGCCAATTCAGGATTTTATAACGGTCTGACTTTTCATCGCGTAATTGATGGATTTATGATTCAGGGTGGAGACCCTAATGGTGACGGAACTGGTGGCTCTTCTGAGAAAATCAAGGGTGAATTCAAGTCAAATGGCGTCCAAAATAATATAAGCCATATAAGAGGCACTATATCTATGGCACGCTCTTCTGCTAATAATTCTGCAAGTTCTCAGTTTTTCATTATGCAAAAGGACACTCCAAGCCTTGACGGACAATACGCAGCTTTCGGAACTGTCACGAGCGGCATGGACATTGTCGATAAGATATGTAAAGACTGCACTGATACTAATCAGAATGGTGTGATTACAGATAAGAGTAAACAGCCTGTGATTAGTACTATAAGGGTTGTGGATTAA
- a CDS encoding Fic family protein — MREFDYSKLKERTWDNEIMAYVAQIHEFKGKQDLFLRQKPVELNRLVEIAKIQSTESSNQIEGIITTNSRLKQLVENKTTPRNRDEQEILGYRNALNIIHESYEAIPVRSSYILQLHGELLKYTAFSYGGKFKTTPNEIDMVIENGEKIVLFKPLEPYETPSAVERLCEEYNKAFGEGIVDPLILIPNFILDFLCIHPFNDGNGRMSRLLTLLLLYRTGYIVGQYISIEKAIADTKETYYEVLQQADMGWHSGENDPKPFIKYLLGIILSCYREFESRVSLAAKTGKKSNAYDIVKSFTENTLGKFSKQDALLSCPSLGSSSVESALKKLVEEGAIIKTGAGRKTMYMRNIN; from the coding sequence ATGCGAGAATTTGATTATTCAAAACTTAAGGAAAGAACCTGGGATAATGAAATAATGGCATATGTTGCACAGATTCACGAATTTAAGGGTAAACAGGACCTATTTTTAAGGCAGAAACCGGTTGAATTAAATAGATTAGTTGAGATTGCTAAAATTCAGAGTACCGAAAGCTCAAATCAGATAGAAGGTATTATTACCACTAATTCAAGATTAAAGCAGTTAGTTGAAAATAAGACGACTCCACGAAACAGAGATGAACAGGAAATCCTTGGTTATAGGAATGCATTAAATATAATTCATGAAAGTTATGAAGCAATTCCAGTAAGAAGCAGTTATATTCTGCAGTTACATGGTGAGTTATTAAAATATACGGCTTTTTCCTATGGTGGAAAATTTAAAACTACACCTAATGAAATTGATATGGTTATTGAAAATGGAGAAAAGATTGTATTATTCAAGCCACTTGAACCCTATGAAACTCCAAGTGCTGTAGAGCGTCTTTGTGAGGAATATAATAAGGCTTTTGGAGAAGGAATAGTTGACCCTCTTATTTTAATTCCAAATTTCATATTAGATTTCTTATGCATTCACCCATTTAACGATGGAAACGGCAGAATGAGCCGTCTGCTCACATTACTGTTATTGTATCGCACCGGCTATATAGTTGGACAGTATATCAGTATTGAAAAAGCTATTGCAGATACAAAAGAAACTTATTATGAAGTATTGCAGCAAGCTGACATGGGATGGCACTCAGGAGAAAATGATCCAAAGCCATTCATAAAATATCTGCTTGGCATTATCTTATCATGCTATAGGGAATTTGAATCCAGAGTATCACTTGCAGCAAAAACAGGAAAGAAGAGCAATGCTTACGATATTGTAAAGTCATTCACAGAAAATACGCTTGGAAAGTTTTCAAAACAGGATGCATTACTTTCATGTCCCAGCCTTGGCAGCTCCTCTGTCGAATCTGCACTTAAAAAACTTGTAGAAGAAGGAGCTATTATTAAAACCGGAGCCGGACGCAAAACTATGTATATGAGAAACATCAATTAA
- a CDS encoding gluconate 5-dehydrogenase, with amino-acid sequence MSVNFSLEGKIAFVTGASYGIGFAIASGMAKAGAKIVFNDIKQELVDKGLAAYKEAGIDAHGYVCDVTNEEAVNATVEKITKEVGPIDILVNNAGIIKRIPMCEMTAAEFRQVIDVDLNAPFIVSKAVIPSMIERGHGKIINICSMMSELGRETVSAYAAAKGGLKMLTRNICSEYGKYNIQCNGIGPGYIETPQTAPLRERQPDGSRHPFDSFIVAKTPAERWLKPEELAGPAVFLASEASDAVNGHILYVDGGILAYIGKQPQ; translated from the coding sequence ATGTCAGTTAATTTTTCACTTGAAGGTAAGATTGCATTTGTAACTGGTGCATCATATGGTATCGGCTTCGCTATCGCTAGTGGTATGGCTAAGGCTGGTGCAAAAATCGTTTTCAACGATATTAAGCAGGAATTAGTAGATAAGGGATTAGCAGCTTATAAGGAAGCTGGTATCGACGCTCACGGATATGTTTGCGACGTTACTAACGAAGAAGCTGTTAACGCTACTGTAGAGAAAATCACAAAGGAAGTTGGACCAATCGATATCCTCGTAAACAACGCTGGTATCATTAAGAGAATTCCTATGTGCGAGATGACAGCTGCTGAGTTCAGACAGGTTATCGACGTAGATCTTAACGCACCATTCATCGTATCAAAGGCAGTAATTCCTTCAATGATCGAAAGAGGACATGGTAAGATCATCAACATCTGCTCAATGATGTCAGAATTAGGCCGTGAGACAGTATCAGCTTACGCTGCTGCTAAGGGTGGTCTTAAGATGCTTACAAGAAATATTTGTTCTGAGTATGGTAAGTACAATATCCAGTGTAATGGTATTGGACCTGGTTACATCGAGACACCTCAGACAGCTCCATTAAGAGAGAGACAGCCAGATGGATCAAGACATCCATTCGACTCATTCATCGTTGCAAAGACACCAGCAGAGAGATGGTTAAAGCCAGAAGAATTAGCTGGTCCAGCTGTATTCCTTGCTTCAGAAGCATCAGATGCAGTTAATGGACACATCCTCTATGTAGATGGTGGTATCCTTGCATACATCGGCAAGCAGCCACAGTAA
- the kduI gene encoding 5-dehydro-4-deoxy-D-glucuronate isomerase, with the protein MEVRQGANARDVKGYDTERLRNDFLIQNLFPADDFKLVYSQIDRIIVGGCMPVNKELTLEAGSELKAAYFLERREMGIFNVGGNGSVIVDGTEYKFKYRDGLYIGMGSKEIKFKSEDSSKPAKFYFNSTPAHKTYPTVFIDPEKDIKDEFKLQLGSVEGCNKRLNRKYILPGQVETCQLEMGITTLEPGSVWNTMPCHTHDRRMEVYFYFEIPEEDIVVHYMGEPTETRHIIMRSEEAVISPSWSIHSASATHAYAFIWGMAGENQDFDDMDWVDMKDLK; encoded by the coding sequence ATGGAAGTAAGACAGGGTGCTAACGCAAGAGATGTAAAGGGTTATGATACAGAAAGACTGAGAAATGATTTTCTTATCCAGAATCTTTTCCCAGCTGATGATTTCAAGCTTGTTTACAGCCAGATTGATCGTATTATCGTAGGCGGATGTATGCCGGTTAATAAGGAACTTACACTTGAGGCAGGTTCTGAACTTAAGGCTGCATATTTCCTTGAGAGACGTGAGATGGGTATCTTTAATGTAGGTGGCAACGGTTCAGTTATCGTTGATGGTACTGAATATAAGTTTAAATATAGAGATGGTCTTTATATTGGTATGGGTTCTAAGGAGATTAAGTTCAAGAGCGAGGATTCTTCTAAGCCAGCTAAGTTCTACTTTAACTCAACACCAGCACATAAGACATATCCTACAGTATTTATTGATCCAGAAAAGGATATCAAGGATGAGTTCAAGCTTCAGCTTGGTTCTGTAGAAGGATGCAATAAGCGTCTTAACAGAAAGTATATTTTACCAGGTCAGGTTGAGACATGCCAGTTAGAGATGGGTATCACAACTCTTGAGCCAGGAAGTGTATGGAATACAATGCCATGTCATACACATGACAGACGAATGGAAGTTTATTTCTACTTCGAGATTCCAGAAGAAGATATCGTTGTTCACTACATGGGTGAGCCAACAGAAACTCGTCATATCATCATGAGAAGTGAAGAAGCAGTTATTTCACCAAGCTGGTCAATTCATTCAGCATCAGCTACACATGCATATGCATTTATCTGGGGAATGGCTGGAGAAAACCAGGATTTCGATGATATGGACTGGGTAGACATGAAGGATTTAAAGTAA
- a CDS encoding pyrimidine-nucleoside phosphorylase — protein MRMVDIIEKKRDGGKLTKEEIEFFVNGYVRGDIPDYQASALLMAIYFRHMDYDETLNLTLAMENSGDKLDLSDINGIKVDKHSTGGVGDKTSLVLAPMVAALGGKVAKMSGRGLGHTGGTIDKLESIPGFNTSLSEEAFVKQVNDIGIAITGQTGNLAPADKKIYALRDVTATVENISLIASSIMSKKLASGADAIVLDVKTGSGAFMKNETDAVSLAKEMVRIGKGAGRNVTALITDMDQPLGYAVGNALEVIEAINTLKGEGPEDLTKLVLNLGTYMVLAARDDLDKETVRKELERVISDGSALDKMAEFVKAQGGDPDAVYNTDKLKISDTITEVCADSDGYIQSIQSELIGKSSMILGGGRAAKDDVIDLSVGVVLSKKIGDKVSKGDVIARIYCDNAEKTKEAETMIKDAYTFSREFVEKNVLIKGIVG, from the coding sequence ATGAGAATGGTTGATATTATAGAGAAGAAAAGAGATGGTGGAAAGCTTACTAAAGAAGAGATAGAGTTCTTTGTTAATGGCTATGTCAGGGGGGATATACCTGATTATCAGGCTTCTGCCCTTCTTATGGCAATATATTTCAGACATATGGATTATGATGAGACTCTTAACCTGACGCTTGCAATGGAAAACAGCGGAGACAAGCTGGATTTGTCGGATATTAATGGAATTAAAGTAGACAAGCACAGTACAGGTGGCGTTGGAGATAAGACTTCGCTTGTTCTTGCACCTATGGTTGCAGCACTTGGCGGCAAAGTTGCAAAGATGAGTGGAAGAGGACTTGGACATACAGGAGGCACGATTGATAAACTGGAAAGTATTCCGGGATTTAACACTTCTCTGTCTGAGGAAGCATTTGTTAAGCAGGTTAATGATATAGGAATTGCAATAACAGGGCAGACAGGTAATCTTGCACCTGCAGATAAGAAGATATATGCACTAAGGGATGTTACGGCAACGGTCGAGAATATTTCGCTTATTGCAAGCAGTATTATGAGTAAGAAACTGGCTTCTGGTGCTGATGCGATTGTTCTTGATGTCAAGACCGGAAGCGGCGCATTTATGAAAAATGAGACTGATGCCGTAAGTCTTGCTAAGGAGATGGTTCGTATTGGAAAAGGCGCTGGAAGAAATGTAACAGCACTTATTACTGATATGGACCAGCCGTTAGGATATGCAGTTGGAAATGCACTTGAAGTTATCGAGGCTATCAATACTTTAAAAGGTGAAGGACCAGAGGATTTAACTAAGCTTGTCCTTAATCTTGGAACATATATGGTGCTTGCTGCAAGAGATGACCTTGATAAAGAAACTGTAAGAAAAGAATTGGAGAGAGTAATAAGTGACGGAAGTGCGTTGGACAAGATGGCAGAGTTCGTTAAAGCCCAGGGTGGAGATCCTGACGCAGTATATAACACAGATAAGTTAAAGATATCTGATACAATAACAGAGGTGTGTGCAGATAGCGATGGATACATCCAGTCAATCCAGTCTGAGCTGATAGGAAAATCTTCAATGATTCTTGGAGGCGGAAGGGCAGCCAAGGACGATGTGATTGATTTATCAGTTGGAGTTGTGCTTTCTAAGAAAATAGGCGACAAAGTCAGCAAAGGTGATGTGATTGCAAGAATTTACTGTGATAATGCAGAAAAGACTAAAGAAGCAGAAACAATGATTAAGGATGCGTATACATTTTCGCGAGAATTTGTCGAAAAAAATGTACTTATAAAGGGAATAGTTGGTTAA